A genomic segment from Paralichthys olivaceus isolate ysfri-2021 chromosome 22, ASM2471397v2, whole genome shotgun sequence encodes:
- the LOC138406555 gene encoding putative C-type lectin domain family 20 member A, whose amino-acid sequence MNTGTNSPQSSSMMEGIFFGVLCLSGCLTFSTCLLHQYHFVSEAMTWTEAQCYCRGRYTDLATIETTEEMKKLKDTVSAAGYSSKVWIGLYSQIDWKWSDGFTGSGAEYRNWHGSNPDFHKATELCVTMWKDGRWSDYQCQRETAFVCYKGNDVFYIDLYYTTSCLKYNFENIVISTIPLLFSNLTAGTLEDSDFVVVNTRKTWTEAQRHCREHYTDLVTVRNKADNDKIQNLMEHEEWVWIGLYRDPQIYWSDGSGYSFSSWYQGPNKLGLMKVVCGVADLQQERNWRLLSCKERFPFVCYSVRGWCFL is encoded by the exons ATGAACACTGGCACAAAcagtccacagagcagcagcatgatgGAAGGGATCTTCTTTGGTGTCTTGTGTCTCTCAG GGTGCCTCACCTTCTCCACATGCCTCCTCCATCAGTACCACTTTGTGTCTGAAGCAATGACTTGGACTGAAGCTCAGTGCTACTGCAGAGGGAGGTACACAGACCTGGCCACCATTGAAACcactgaagaaatgaagaaacttaaagacacagtttctgctgctggttaCAGCTCTAAGGTTTGGATTGGCCTGTACAGTCAGATTGACTGGAAGTGGTCAGATGGGTTCACAGGGAGTGGAGCTGAATATAGGAACTGGCACGGGTCTAACCCAGACTTTCATAAAGCCACGGAGCTCTGTGTGACCATGTGGAAAGATGGAAGATGGTCTGATTATCAATGCCAAAGAGAGACTGCATTTGTCTGCTACAAAggtaatgatgtgttttatattgatcTTTACTATACAACATCAtgtctaaaatataattttgaaaacattgtgatcTCAACAATCCCTCTTTTGTTCTCTAACTTAACTGCAGGAACATTAGAGGATTCTGACTTTGTGGTAGTGAATACAAGAAAGACTTGGACTGAGGCTCAGAGGCACTGCAGAGAACACTACACAGATCTGGTCACTGTGAGGAACAAAGCTGACAACGACAAGATACAGAACTTGATGGAACATGAAGAATGGGTGTGGATCGGTTTGTACAGAGATCCTCAGATCTACTGGTCTGACGGGAGTGGCTACTCATTCAGCTCCTGGTATCAGGGTCCAAACAAACTTGGCTTGATGAAAGTCGTATGTGGTGTTGCAGATTTGCAGCAGGAAAGAAACTGGAGGTTATTGTCCTGTAAAGAAAGATTTCCATTTGTCTGCTACAGCGTGCGTGGATGGTGCTTCCTttag
- the trmt10a gene encoding tRNA methyltransferase 10 homolog A — translation MADDGEEREASAQQHGENGDAAAESRALSKRQRKKLLKQQKWEEDRELRKQRRKERKQQRRIQRQNCEEEEHGDDAQSARKRPRREVTPSSLRLVVDCGFDSLMLIKDVRKLHKQIQRCYAENRRAVHPVQFYLTSLGGQLKQSMDEKDKGWVNWKDITIKTEHYSEVVAKGDLVYLTSDSPNVLEELDQKKAYVIGGLVDHNHHKGITFERAKELGIDHAQLPLSSFVKMNSRKVLAVNHVFEIILAYLEKHSWQEAFFTVLPQRKGAVAVDQDGATAQEKEEEDSGSEPDPDTPEQTETRT, via the exons ATGGCCGATGAcggtgaggagagggaggctTCAGCCCAGCAGCACGGCGAGAATGGAGACGCCGCAGCGGAGAGCCGGGCTCTGTCCAAGCGGCAGAGGAAGAAGCTCCTGAAGCAGCAGAAGTGGGAAGAGGACAGGGAGCTGCGGAA GCAGAGACggaaggagaggaaacagcagcGTCGCATACAGAGGCAGAattgtgaggaggaggaacacgGGGATGATGCCCAGAGTGCCAGAAAACGTCCCCGCAGAGAGGTGACGCCCAGCTCTCTGAGGCTGGTGGTGGACTGCGGCTTCGATAGCCTCATGCTGATCAAG GATGTGCGGAAGCTTCACAAACAGATCCAGCGGTGCTATGCTGAGAACAGACGAGCCGTTCATCCAGTACAG TTCTATCTGACGAGCCTGGGGGGACAGCTGAAACAGAGCATGGATGAAAAGGACAAAGGATGGGTAAACTGGAAG GACATAACCATTAAAACTGAGCACTACAGTGAAGTTGTGGCTAAGGGAGATCTGGTGTACCTGACGTCAGACTCTCCCAATGTGCTGGAGGAACTGGACCAAAAAAAAGCCTACGTGATCGGAGGCCTGGTGGACCACAACCATCATAAG GGCATAACCTTTGAGAGGGCGAAAGAGCTGGGGATCGATCACGCTCAGCTTCCTTTAAGCAGCTTTGTCAAGATGAACAGTAGGAAGGTTCTGGCAGTCAACCATG TGTTTGAGATTATCTTGGCCTATCTGGAGAAGCACAGCTGGCAGGAGGCCTTTTTCACCGTCCTGCCTCAGAGGAAAGGAGCTGTGGCCGTCGACCAGGACGGAGCGACTGCtcaggaaaaagaggaggaagattcaGGCTCAGAGCCTGACCCCGACACACCAGAGCAAACTGAGACAAGAACCTAA
- the spata6l gene encoding spermatogenesis associated 6-like protein isoform X1, whose product MSRKALKVVVELKFRAVSCPGVHLPAKDDIYLSVCFMGQDRQSECLPAVFPLLFHEKMTFEKIFRHAVDPRDIAVMLEYETVRVELVQLAPPAGDILACFEEDARRFLFPEPRLVPSFSGVDREVLMTRAPYFPGIAPRLEFSTKTTIIECSADSEINISPNVLMRPAIKRNMKRSSRPRTSSPQRNQSPTSARRRRGRTGRERHGTARSPSRISRSQSPQRNTQHLAQLSLDPVAPNSTDVDTATTSQPMLASWPGAGRWDSPHVSAVLTNSSSPLVRSSSTVRFFPTGRRKSNGLVEETSEDDSSSETQDLHDDRLPPFLKRSPSSSHREWEEVHERVRGLLTTPKAVRRLLCGATVSEVDQVLARRSISPGPP is encoded by the exons ATGTCCCGAAAAGCTCTGAAAGTGGTGGTTGAATTAAAGTTCAGAGCG GTTTCCTGTCCTGGGGTTCATCTGCCAGCCAAAGATGACATCTACCTCAGCGTGTGTTTCATGGGCCAGGACCGTCAGTCTGAGTGTCTCCCTGCCGTCTTCCCTCTGCTGTTTCATGAGAAGATGACCTTTGAGAAG ATCTTCAGACATGCAGTGGACCCCAGAGACATCGCTGTAATGCTTGAGT ACGAGACGGTCAGAGTTGAACTGGTGCAGTTGGCCCCTCCTG cggGGGACATTCTCGCCTGCTTCGAGGAAGATGCGCGACGGTTTTTATTCCCAGAGCCCAGACTGGTTCCTTCCTTCTCCGGAGTGGACCGAGAGGTTCTGATGACCCGAGCACCTTACTTTCCA GGTATTGCTCCCAGGTTGGAGTTCTCCACCAAAACCACCATCATTGAGTGCTCAGCTGATTCTGAGATCAACATTTCCCCCAATGTGCTCATG AGGCCAGCGATAAAGAGGAACATGAAGCGCTCCAGCAGACCCAGGACCTCTTCTCCTCAGAGGAACCAATCTCCAACCTCTGCAAGGAGACGACGTGGCAGGACAGGCCGAGAGAGACACGGCACAGCCAGGTCGCCGTCGCGCATTTCCAGATCCCAGTCCCCGCAGAGAAACACCCAGCATCTGGCCCAGCTCAGCCTGGACCCTGTGGCTCCCAACTCAACCGACGTGGACACAGCCACCACCTCCCAACCT ATGCTGGCTTCGTGGCCTGGAGCCGGTCGATGGGACTCACCCCATGTTTCTGCAGTGTTGACCAACTCCTCTTCACCTTTGGTCAGGTCTTCATCAACAG tgAGATTCTTTCCAACTGGCAGAAGAAAATCCAATGGTTTG GTTGAAGAGACATCTGAAGACGACTCCAGCTCAGAAACACAAGACCTTCATGATGACCGTCTTCCTCCTTTCTTGAAAAG GTCTCCGTCCAGTTCTCACAGAGAATGGGAAGAAGTCCACGAGCGTGTTCGAGGACTCCTCACGACGCCAAAAGCTGTACGCCGACTTCTCTGC GGGGCCACAGTCTCTGAGGTAGACCAGGTTCTGGCCAGAAGGTCCATCTCTCCAGGTCCACCCTGA
- the spata6l gene encoding spermatogenesis associated 6-like protein isoform X2, which yields MSRKALKVVVELKFRAVSCPGVHLPAKDDIYLSVCFMGQDRQSECLPAVFPLLFHEKMTFEKIFRHAVDPRDIAVMLEYETVRVELVQLAPPAGDILACFEEDARRFLFPEPRLVPSFSGVDREVLMTRAPYFPRPAIKRNMKRSSRPRTSSPQRNQSPTSARRRRGRTGRERHGTARSPSRISRSQSPQRNTQHLAQLSLDPVAPNSTDVDTATTSQPMLASWPGAGRWDSPHVSAVLTNSSSPLVRSSSTVRFFPTGRRKSNGLVEETSEDDSSSETQDLHDDRLPPFLKRSPSSSHREWEEVHERVRGLLTTPKAVRRLLCGATVSEVDQVLARRSISPGPP from the exons ATGTCCCGAAAAGCTCTGAAAGTGGTGGTTGAATTAAAGTTCAGAGCG GTTTCCTGTCCTGGGGTTCATCTGCCAGCCAAAGATGACATCTACCTCAGCGTGTGTTTCATGGGCCAGGACCGTCAGTCTGAGTGTCTCCCTGCCGTCTTCCCTCTGCTGTTTCATGAGAAGATGACCTTTGAGAAG ATCTTCAGACATGCAGTGGACCCCAGAGACATCGCTGTAATGCTTGAGT ACGAGACGGTCAGAGTTGAACTGGTGCAGTTGGCCCCTCCTG cggGGGACATTCTCGCCTGCTTCGAGGAAGATGCGCGACGGTTTTTATTCCCAGAGCCCAGACTGGTTCCTTCCTTCTCCGGAGTGGACCGAGAGGTTCTGATGACCCGAGCACCTTACTTTCCA AGGCCAGCGATAAAGAGGAACATGAAGCGCTCCAGCAGACCCAGGACCTCTTCTCCTCAGAGGAACCAATCTCCAACCTCTGCAAGGAGACGACGTGGCAGGACAGGCCGAGAGAGACACGGCACAGCCAGGTCGCCGTCGCGCATTTCCAGATCCCAGTCCCCGCAGAGAAACACCCAGCATCTGGCCCAGCTCAGCCTGGACCCTGTGGCTCCCAACTCAACCGACGTGGACACAGCCACCACCTCCCAACCT ATGCTGGCTTCGTGGCCTGGAGCCGGTCGATGGGACTCACCCCATGTTTCTGCAGTGTTGACCAACTCCTCTTCACCTTTGGTCAGGTCTTCATCAACAG tgAGATTCTTTCCAACTGGCAGAAGAAAATCCAATGGTTTG GTTGAAGAGACATCTGAAGACGACTCCAGCTCAGAAACACAAGACCTTCATGATGACCGTCTTCCTCCTTTCTTGAAAAG GTCTCCGTCCAGTTCTCACAGAGAATGGGAAGAAGTCCACGAGCGTGTTCGAGGACTCCTCACGACGCCAAAAGCTGTACGCCGACTTCTCTGC GGGGCCACAGTCTCTGAGGTAGACCAGGTTCTGGCCAGAAGGTCCATCTCTCCAGGTCCACCCTGA
- the slc1a1 gene encoding excitatory amino acid transporter 3 — translation MDMMGNKERRGVNFKGLLKRNWLLIATVLSVLLGISLGVVVREYASLSNLDKQYFGFPGEILMRMLKLVILPLIISSMITGVAALDSEVSGKIGLRAVIYYFSTTIIAVILGIILVMTIKPGVSQTADHIDRVGTTPNVTTVDTLLDLIRNMFPENLVQACFQQYKTKRKELEPPKVSPDPTSIPPLTTTVMEAVENITKNYKIIGAYSDGINVLGLIVFCVAFGLVIGKMGEKGRILLEFFDALNEATMKLVHIIMCYMPVGILFLIAAKIIEVEDWEIFRKMGLYMVTVLSGLAIHALLCLPLIYFVIVRKNPYTFTLGMAQALVTALMISSSSATLPVTFRCAEENNRIDKRITRFVLPVGATINMDGTALYEAVAAIFIAQLNDYALDVGQIVTISITATVASIGAAGVPNAGLVTMVIVLTAVGLPASDVTLIVAVDWLLDRFRTMINVLGDAYGAGIVQKLSKRELERMDLSSDVDVANPFALEATLDDEECEKKSYVNGGFTVDKTDAISFTETSQF, via the exons ATGGACATGATGGGCAACAAAGAGCGGCGAGGCGTGAATTTCAAAGGCTTGCTGAAGAGGAATTGGCTACTGATTGCCACGGTTTTATCAGTGCTGCTCG GGATCAGTTTGGGGGTCGTGGTCAGAGAGTACGCGTCCCTCTCCAATCTCGACAAGCAGTACTTCGGCTTCCCAGGGGAGATCCTAATGCGAATGCTGAAGCTGGTCATCCTCCCTCTTATCATTTCAAGCATGATAACAG GTGTTGCAGCCCTGGACTCTGAGGTATCGGGAAAGATCGGTCTGCGAGCCGTCATCTATTACTTCTCAACAACCATCATTGCAGTTATCCTCG GAATTATTTTGGTGATGACGATCAAACCAGGAGTTTCCCAGACAGCTGATCACATTGACAGGGTCGGGACCACACCCAACGTCACCACGGTCGACACACTCCTGGACCTCATCAG AAACATGTTTCCAGAAAATCTGGTGCAGGCTTGTTTTCAGCAG TACAAGACCAAACGCAAAGAGCTGGAACCTCCAAAAGTTTCACCTGACCCAACAAGTATTCCACCTCTCACAACTACGGTCATGGAGGCAGTAGAG aatATCACCAAGAACTATAAAATCATTGGGGCATATTCGGACGGAATCAACGTGTTGGGGCTTATCGTGTTCTGTGTCGCCTTTGGCCTCGTCATTGGGAAGATGGGCGAAAAGGGGCGAATCCTCCTGGAATTTTTCGATGCACTGAATGAAGCAACTATGAAATTGGTCCACATAATTATGTG ctACATGCCAGTAGGGATCCTGTTCCTAATTGCTGCTAAGATCATTGAGGTGGAAGATTGGGAGATCTTCAGGAAGATGGGTCTTTACATGGTGACCGTGCTGAGTGG TCTAGCTATCCACgctctcctctgtcttcccCTCATCTACTTTGTCATCGTGAGGAAGAACCCGTACACGTTCACACTGGGAATGGCTCAGGCCCTGGTGACAGCGCTCATGATCTCCTCAAG CTCTGCCACTCTACCCGTCACCTTCCGATGTGCCGAGGAGAACAACCGCATCGACAAGCGAATCACGCGCTTCGTCCTCCCGGTGGGGGCCACCATTAACATGGACGGCACGGCGCTCTACGAGGCGGTGGCTGCCATCTTCATCGCCCAACTGAATGACTATGCTCTGGATGTGGGCCAGATCGTTACCATCAG TATCACAGCAACGGTTGCCAGTATTGGAGCAGCAGGAGTCCCTAACGCTGGCCTTGTCACTATGGTGATAGTCTTAACAGCTGTAGGTTTACCCGCAAGTGATGTCACACTGATTGTGGCTGTGGATTGGCTCCT GGATCGGTTCCGTACTATGATCAACGTGCTGGGTGACGCTTACGGGGCCGGTATCGTCCAGAAACTATCCAAGAGGGAACTGGAGAGGATGGATCTGTCATCAGACGTGGACGTCGCTAACCCCTTTGCTCTGGAAGCCACTCTGGATGACGAAGAGTGCGAGAAGAAATCCTACGTGAACGGAGGCTTCACAGTCGACAAGACAGATGCAATCTCCTTCACTGAAACCTCCCAGTTTTAG